One window of the Streptomyces asoensis genome contains the following:
- a CDS encoding sensor histidine kinase, whose protein sequence is MSTSWQRRAATRPKAVEATTLVLLSAFTVSGAVVTRAVMPEAPALWPGVALSVVACAALHRRRDHPLQVLAVTLLCTMGQGALGYLLTPLLMVPLLWAQYSASVRTPRRAARNGALTAAAGIAVTGLFVPSFHDSPILVIVNPAAWVLMSAAFGAYIRVRREYATARAEHADRRREEEARHRVIQERMRIARELHDVVAHHLTLADAQAGTAAHLARTDPGKALEIVGRLPETTAAALRELKATVGLLREDTDPANDLTPAPGLGQLPDLVDACSAAGLEVTVTVEGPSRPLTPVLDLTAYRIVQEALTNVSKHAATRTARIRLAYTPHYLTLTVTNDTAPGRPAPVPVPGPGRGFGLLGMRERTAAAGGTFHAGPRPRGGFEVACTLPLDRHDESPAS, encoded by the coding sequence ATGAGCACAAGCTGGCAGCGCCGGGCAGCGACCCGCCCGAAGGCCGTCGAGGCGACGACGCTGGTCCTGTTGTCCGCCTTCACCGTCTCCGGTGCCGTCGTCACCCGGGCGGTGATGCCCGAGGCGCCGGCCCTGTGGCCCGGCGTCGCCCTGTCCGTCGTCGCGTGCGCCGCACTGCACCGGCGCCGCGACCACCCCCTCCAGGTCCTCGCCGTCACCCTGCTGTGCACCATGGGCCAGGGTGCCCTCGGCTACCTCCTGACACCGCTGCTGATGGTCCCGCTCCTGTGGGCGCAGTACTCGGCGAGCGTGCGCACCCCTCGCCGCGCCGCCCGCAACGGCGCGCTGACGGCCGCCGCCGGCATCGCCGTCACCGGTCTGTTCGTCCCCTCGTTCCACGACTCGCCCATCCTCGTCATCGTCAACCCGGCGGCCTGGGTCCTGATGTCCGCGGCCTTCGGCGCCTACATCCGGGTACGCCGCGAGTACGCGACGGCCCGTGCCGAGCACGCCGACCGTCGGCGGGAGGAGGAGGCACGGCACCGGGTGATCCAGGAACGGATGCGCATCGCGCGGGAGCTGCACGACGTGGTCGCCCACCATCTGACCCTGGCCGACGCCCAGGCCGGCACCGCCGCCCACCTCGCACGGACCGACCCCGGCAAGGCCCTCGAGATCGTCGGCAGGCTTCCGGAGACGACGGCCGCGGCACTGCGCGAGCTCAAGGCGACCGTGGGACTCCTGCGCGAGGACACCGACCCCGCGAACGATCTGACGCCCGCACCGGGACTCGGGCAGCTGCCCGACCTGGTCGACGCCTGCTCGGCGGCCGGCCTGGAGGTGACCGTCACCGTCGAGGGACCCTCGCGCCCGCTGACCCCCGTCCTCGACCTGACGGCCTACCGGATCGTCCAGGAAGCGCTCACCAACGTCAGCAAGCACGCCGCGACCCGCACCGCCCGGATCCGGCTCGCCTACACCCCCCACTACCTGACCCTGACCGTCACCAACGACACCGCCCCCGGCCGCCCCGCGCCGGTACCCGTGCCCGGTCCGGGCCGCGGCTTCGGTCTGCTCGGCATGCGCGAGCGCACCGCGGCGGCGGGCGGCACCTTCCACGCCGGTCCCCGCCCGCGGGGCGGCTTCGAGGTCGCCTGCACCCTTCCGCTCGACCGTCACGACGAAAGTCCCGCCTCATGA
- a CDS encoding MMPL family transporter, whose protein sequence is MATLLYRMGRTAFQRRWLVTLLWAVILGAVGLGAAKAPAASDDGTSFMPGIEAQKAFDLIGERFPGSDADGADARIVFVAPDGQKVTAAGHRAAVDTLVAEAADEPQVAGAVSPFEAGAVSEDGSTAYATVNYKVKADDLTDADKAALEKAIDKARASGLTVEVGGTALATQPAAGGSSEAIGIVLAAVVLLITFGSLAAAGLPLLTAVIGVGISMASIMALGSAFGLSLTTGTLATMLGLAVGIDYALFVVSRYREERAGGHAPREATALAVGTAGSAVVFAGLTVVIALAGLSVVGVPMLTKMGLCAAGAVVVAVLIALTLVPALLGMWPEAVLSRAARKAGRAARPADNGGSRWARFVLRRPVAVLVTCVAGLGVLALPAAQLEMGMPGDESKPVSSTERRAYDALADGFGAGFNGPLTIVADVRDAAEPKAAAQSIARAIGATRGVVSVSAPRFDRAGDTALFSAVPTAGPNTEDTKNLVKAIRSERAGLEGETGATFEVTGSTAMNIDVAQALQDALVPYLAVIVVLALLLLLVVFRSVLVPVKAAFGFLLSVLAALGAVVAVFQWGWGAELLGVEQTGPIMSLMPIFLVGIVFGLAMDYEVFLVARMREAYIHGDRAPQAVVTGFRHSARVVVAAAVIMIAVFSGFVGAAESMIKTIGFGLAVAVLFDAFVVRMALVPAVLALLGDRAWWLPGWLDRLLPRVDVEGVGLTVPPVPAAGRVGGEPAPQEPART, encoded by the coding sequence GTGGCTACCTTGCTCTACCGGATGGGCCGGACCGCCTTCCAGCGGCGCTGGCTCGTGACGCTGCTGTGGGCGGTGATCCTCGGCGCCGTCGGACTCGGCGCCGCCAAGGCTCCCGCCGCCTCCGACGACGGCACCTCCTTCATGCCCGGCATCGAGGCGCAGAAGGCGTTCGACCTGATCGGAGAGCGGTTCCCGGGCTCGGACGCCGACGGCGCCGACGCGCGGATCGTGTTCGTCGCGCCCGACGGCCAGAAGGTGACCGCGGCCGGCCACCGCGCGGCCGTCGACACACTCGTGGCCGAGGCGGCCGACGAGCCGCAGGTCGCCGGTGCCGTGAGCCCGTTCGAGGCGGGCGCGGTGAGCGAGGACGGCTCGACCGCCTACGCCACGGTGAACTACAAGGTCAAGGCCGACGATCTCACCGATGCCGACAAGGCCGCCCTGGAGAAGGCCATCGACAAGGCCCGTGCCTCCGGTCTCACGGTCGAGGTCGGAGGCACCGCGCTCGCCACCCAGCCCGCGGCGGGCGGCTCCTCGGAGGCCATCGGCATCGTCCTCGCCGCCGTCGTCCTGCTGATCACCTTCGGCTCCCTCGCGGCCGCCGGCCTGCCGCTGCTGACCGCCGTCATCGGCGTCGGGATCAGCATGGCGTCCATCATGGCCCTCGGCAGCGCCTTCGGCCTGTCCCTGACCACCGGGACGCTCGCCACGATGCTGGGCCTCGCGGTCGGCATCGACTACGCCCTGTTCGTGGTCTCCCGCTACCGGGAGGAGCGCGCGGGCGGCCACGCCCCGCGCGAGGCGACCGCACTCGCCGTCGGCACGGCCGGCTCCGCCGTGGTCTTCGCCGGCCTCACCGTCGTCATCGCGCTGGCCGGCCTCTCGGTGGTCGGCGTTCCGATGCTGACCAAGATGGGTCTGTGCGCCGCGGGCGCCGTGGTCGTCGCCGTCCTGATCGCCCTCACCCTGGTCCCCGCCCTGCTCGGCATGTGGCCCGAGGCCGTCCTCTCCCGCGCCGCGCGCAAGGCCGGCCGCGCGGCCCGGCCGGCCGACAACGGGGGTTCGCGGTGGGCGCGCTTCGTGCTGCGTCGCCCGGTGGCCGTGCTGGTGACCTGTGTCGCGGGCCTCGGTGTCCTGGCGCTGCCCGCCGCGCAGCTGGAGATGGGTATGCCGGGGGACGAGTCCAAGCCGGTCTCGTCGACGGAACGACGTGCCTACGACGCGCTCGCGGACGGCTTCGGCGCGGGCTTCAACGGGCCGCTGACGATCGTCGCGGACGTCAGGGACGCGGCCGAGCCGAAGGCGGCCGCGCAGTCGATCGCCCGGGCGATCGGCGCGACCCGCGGGGTCGTGTCCGTCTCCGCCCCTCGGTTCGACCGGGCCGGTGACACCGCGCTGTTCTCGGCGGTCCCGACCGCCGGTCCGAACACCGAGGACACCAAGAACCTGGTCAAGGCCATCCGCTCGGAACGGGCCGGTCTCGAAGGGGAGACGGGGGCGACGTTCGAGGTCACCGGCAGCACCGCGATGAACATCGACGTGGCGCAGGCCCTCCAGGACGCGCTCGTCCCCTACCTGGCCGTCATCGTCGTCCTGGCCCTGCTCCTGCTGCTGGTGGTCTTCCGGTCCGTGCTGGTGCCCGTCAAGGCCGCCTTCGGGTTCCTGCTGTCGGTGCTGGCCGCTCTCGGCGCGGTCGTCGCGGTCTTCCAGTGGGGCTGGGGCGCGGAGCTGCTGGGGGTGGAGCAGACCGGTCCGATCATGAGCCTGATGCCGATCTTCCTGGTGGGCATCGTCTTCGGCCTGGCGATGGACTACGAGGTGTTCCTGGTGGCCCGGATGCGGGAGGCGTACATCCACGGGGACCGGGCTCCACAGGCGGTCGTCACCGGTTTCCGGCACAGTGCGCGGGTGGTCGTCGCCGCGGCGGTGATCATGATCGCGGTCTTCTCCGGATTCGTCGGCGCCGCCGAGTCGATGATCAAGACCATCGGTTTCGGTCTGGCCGTCGCCGTGCTGTTCGACGCCTTCGTCGTCCGCATGGCGCTCGTACCCGCGGTGCTGGCCCTGCTCGGCGACCGGGCGTGGTGGCTGCCCGGGTGGCTCGACCGGCTGCTGCCGCGGGTCGACGTCGAGGGCGTCGGGCTCACCGTGCCGCCGGTGCCCGCCGCCGGACGGGTGGGCGGCGAGCCCGCGCCGCAGGAACCGGCCCGTACCTGA
- a CDS encoding SGNH/GDSL hydrolase family protein, producing MQSVLDRALDCVVGALGKTTDTTGVTLHRSPDSGRARLADRAFDFNSAVPSGVRLEMLTDATELELDARLTVLLPLGMPSTGSVFDLVVDGELREPVVATEENPIDPALFGPATGSPEAGPAEPATVRFRLGRRAVDRRVEIWLPVTPAVTLIDVRVPDGASVRPAPASGPLWVHYGSSISQCSDADRPTSTWPAAVARSAGRCLVNLGLGGQCQLDPFMARAVRDLPASAISLELGINVHNADSMRERAFVPAFHGFVDTIRDGHPSTPILIISPIVCPAAEQRPGPTLVGPDGMVRTVDRPAELALGALTLTRIRELLSEHVDQRRKDGDDRLRLIDGTTLFGPDDVADLPDGLHPNAAGYARMAERFLPLSFGRAGAFG from the coding sequence ATGCAATCCGTACTCGACCGCGCGCTCGACTGTGTCGTCGGCGCGCTCGGGAAGACCACCGATACGACGGGAGTCACCCTGCACCGTTCCCCGGACTCGGGACGGGCGCGGCTGGCCGACCGGGCGTTCGACTTCAACAGCGCCGTGCCGTCCGGAGTGCGGTTGGAGATGCTCACGGACGCCACCGAGCTCGAGCTCGACGCCCGGCTGACCGTGCTCCTCCCTCTGGGCATGCCGTCCACCGGCAGCGTCTTCGACCTGGTGGTCGACGGCGAACTGCGCGAGCCGGTGGTGGCGACGGAGGAGAACCCGATCGACCCGGCCCTCTTCGGCCCCGCCACCGGCTCGCCGGAGGCCGGACCGGCCGAGCCCGCGACCGTCCGCTTCCGCCTCGGCCGGCGGGCCGTCGACCGACGCGTGGAGATCTGGCTGCCCGTCACCCCGGCCGTCACGCTGATCGACGTCCGCGTCCCGGACGGGGCGTCGGTGCGTCCGGCTCCGGCGAGCGGCCCGCTGTGGGTGCACTACGGCAGCTCCATCAGCCAGTGCTCGGACGCGGACCGCCCGACCTCCACCTGGCCGGCCGCCGTGGCCCGCTCGGCCGGCCGGTGCCTGGTCAACCTCGGCCTCGGCGGGCAGTGCCAGCTCGACCCCTTCATGGCCCGCGCCGTCCGCGACCTGCCCGCGAGCGCGATCAGCCTCGAACTGGGCATCAACGTCCACAACGCCGACAGCATGCGGGAACGCGCCTTCGTCCCGGCCTTCCACGGCTTCGTCGACACGATCCGCGACGGGCACCCGTCCACACCGATCCTGATCATCAGCCCCATCGTCTGCCCGGCCGCCGAACAGCGGCCCGGTCCCACGCTGGTGGGCCCCGACGGAATGGTCCGCACCGTCGACCGTCCCGCCGAACTCGCGCTCGGCGCGCTCACGCTCACCCGCATCCGCGAGTTGCTGAGCGAGCACGTCGATCAGCGCCGCAAGGACGGCGACGACCGGCTCCGACTCATCGACGGGACAACGCTGTTCGGGCCCGACGACGTGGCCGACCTGCCCGACGGCCTGCACCCGAACGCGGCCGGCTACGCCCGCATGGCCGAGCGCTTCCTGCCTCTTTCCTTCGGCAGGGCGGGCGCGTTCGGGTGA
- a CDS encoding FAD-dependent monooxygenase codes for MTGTTARVLIAGGGPSGLAAAVELGRRGIRTVLVEPRTTVDDDRPRAKTTSIRTMEHFRRWGLADRLRAAAPLPVAWSQDVIFCTGLLGTELTRFRNVFGLYDGRDERWAEPGQQVPQPVVERILRAAVAELPSVTSLTGHRVTAVEQDDHAVHATVTAADGSVRVLTAGYLLGCDGSGGVSRQAVGARYAGSSGERPNLSIVFRAPGLGEAVGLDRAVQYWVVSPEASGLMGRLDLDDRWWAIVQRTDPDHPVAPETLVRALVGAGHPGAVEVLATDPWTARMLLADRYRRGRVFLVGDAAHLNPPWGGHGFNTCVGDAVDIGWKLAAVLQGWGGAELLDSYQTERRPVARQIIAGGAAQDRLLAPSFADPALLGDTPEAGRRRARTAAALQAKAGEFHSEGLVLGQHYASSPVVVDDGSAIPPLVPRSYHGLSFPGARLPHSWLPDGRSLYDLLGDGLTLLLLAGDREPDRAAFAREAAARGVPLTTVDLTGLVPRERYGAPMLLIRPDQHIAWRGADGTRAGDVLDVVRGAPPTRQPRPSRSGSGVR; via the coding sequence GTGACGGGGACGACCGCGCGGGTACTGATCGCGGGCGGCGGGCCGTCCGGTCTCGCCGCGGCGGTCGAACTCGGCCGCCGCGGCATCCGGACCGTGCTCGTCGAACCGCGCACCACCGTCGACGACGACCGGCCGCGGGCCAAGACCACCAGCATCCGCACCATGGAGCACTTCCGCCGTTGGGGCCTGGCCGACCGCTTGCGCGCGGCCGCCCCGCTGCCCGTGGCCTGGTCCCAGGACGTCATCTTCTGCACCGGGCTCCTGGGCACCGAACTGACCCGGTTCCGCAACGTGTTCGGTCTCTACGACGGCCGCGACGAGCGCTGGGCGGAGCCGGGCCAGCAGGTCCCGCAGCCGGTCGTCGAGCGGATCCTGCGCGCGGCGGTGGCCGAACTGCCCTCGGTCACCTCTCTGACCGGCCACCGGGTCACCGCCGTCGAGCAGGACGACCATGCCGTGCACGCCACGGTCACCGCCGCCGACGGCTCCGTCCGCGTGCTGACGGCCGGCTATCTGCTGGGCTGTGACGGCAGCGGCGGAGTCAGCCGGCAGGCCGTCGGAGCGCGCTACGCCGGCTCGTCCGGTGAACGGCCCAACCTCAGCATCGTCTTCCGGGCCCCGGGCCTGGGCGAGGCCGTCGGCCTGGACCGGGCGGTGCAGTACTGGGTGGTGAGCCCCGAGGCGTCCGGTCTCATGGGCCGTCTCGACCTGGACGACCGGTGGTGGGCCATCGTCCAGCGGACCGACCCCGACCACCCGGTGGCACCGGAGACGCTGGTGCGCGCTCTCGTCGGCGCAGGGCACCCCGGGGCCGTGGAGGTGCTCGCCACCGACCCCTGGACCGCCCGTATGCTCCTGGCCGACCGCTACCGCCGCGGCCGGGTCTTCCTGGTGGGCGACGCCGCCCATCTGAACCCCCCGTGGGGCGGGCACGGCTTCAACACGTGTGTCGGCGACGCGGTGGACATCGGCTGGAAACTCGCCGCGGTCCTCCAGGGCTGGGGCGGCGCGGAGCTGCTGGACAGCTACCAGACGGAGCGGCGCCCGGTGGCCCGGCAGATCATCGCCGGCGGTGCCGCCCAGGACAGGCTTCTCGCCCCGTCCTTCGCCGACCCCGCGCTCCTCGGGGACACCCCCGAGGCCGGTCGCCGCCGTGCGCGGACCGCGGCCGCCCTCCAGGCCAAGGCCGGCGAGTTCCACAGCGAGGGCCTCGTCCTCGGCCAGCACTACGCCTCGTCCCCCGTCGTCGTCGACGACGGCTCCGCGATCCCGCCGCTCGTGCCGCGCAGCTATCACGGCCTGTCCTTCCCGGGCGCCCGGCTGCCGCACAGTTGGCTCCCCGACGGCCGTTCCCTGTACGACCTGCTCGGCGACGGTCTGACGCTGCTCCTCCTGGCCGGTGACAGGGAGCCCGACCGCGCCGCCTTCGCGCGGGAGGCCGCGGCCCGGGGCGTCCCCCTCACCACCGTCGACCTGACCGGCCTGGTCCCGCGCGAACGCTACGGGGCCCCGATGCTGCTGATCCGGCCCGACCAGCACATCGCGTGGCGGGGCGCGGACGGCACACGGGCCGGGGACGTGCTCGACGTCGTCCGCGGCGCCCCGCCGACTCGTCAACCACGCCCGAGTCGCTCGGGAAGCGGCGTGCGGTAG
- a CDS encoding fumarylacetoacetate hydrolase family protein, whose amino-acid sequence MKLVGMVDPGRESGRRRIVIGVVVDGRVTPLTDVDDFYADLPHWLERARAVRHGTVPLAEVSLAPPVPASARVLCVGLNYRAHAAEGGFRAPEHPTVFGRWTASLSVSGVPVPVPANEPGLDWEGEVAAVVGARLCDADAREAEAAVLGYAVFNDLTARTAQKLTAQWTLGKNADRSGPIGTVVTADEAGSLSDGLRLVTRVNGEIMQDGNTRDMIFGVPELLSRISATLTLHPGDVVATGTPEGVGYVRTPPRLLRSGDVVEVEVDRLGTLRTPVADASARSGA is encoded by the coding sequence ATGAAGCTCGTCGGCATGGTGGATCCGGGCCGGGAATCCGGCCGCAGGCGGATCGTGATCGGCGTCGTCGTGGACGGTCGGGTGACCCCGCTCACGGACGTGGACGACTTCTACGCGGACCTCCCCCACTGGCTGGAGCGGGCCCGCGCGGTCCGCCACGGCACGGTCCCGCTGGCGGAGGTGTCCCTGGCCCCGCCGGTACCGGCGTCGGCGCGGGTGCTGTGCGTGGGTCTCAACTACCGTGCGCACGCGGCCGAGGGCGGCTTCCGGGCCCCGGAGCACCCGACCGTGTTCGGCCGCTGGACGGCCTCCCTGTCGGTGAGCGGCGTACCGGTCCCGGTGCCCGCGAACGAACCGGGCCTGGACTGGGAGGGCGAGGTCGCGGCCGTCGTCGGCGCCCGGCTGTGTGACGCCGACGCGCGGGAGGCCGAGGCCGCCGTCCTCGGTTACGCCGTCTTCAACGACCTGACCGCCCGTACCGCGCAGAAACTCACCGCCCAGTGGACGCTGGGCAAGAACGCCGATCGCAGCGGCCCGATCGGGACGGTCGTCACCGCCGACGAGGCGGGCAGCCTCTCCGACGGGCTGCGCCTGGTCACCCGCGTCAACGGGGAGATCATGCAGGACGGGAACACCCGCGACATGATCTTCGGGGTGCCCGAGCTGCTGTCGCGGATCAGCGCCACCCTGACCCTGCATCCGGGCGACGTCGTCGCCACCGGCACCCCGGAGGGCGTCGGCTACGTCCGTACGCCGCCCAGGCTGCTGCGGTCCGGTGACGTCGTCGAGGTGGAGGTCGACCGGCTCGGGACGCTGCGTACGCCCGTCGCCGACGCGTCCGCGAGGTCCGGCGCGTGA
- a CDS encoding dioxygenase, whose translation MTETTGTARPAPAGGPVPPGSAHDPEPDALVRQVLSTVRGDDERLRELIGGLVTHLHAFVRETRPSEGEWLRALDFLVRTGRACTERRNEFTLLSDMLGLTSAVDEVNHTGPATMTPSSVEGPFHSPAPPRPMGAWISEGPELRRGERAVVHGRITDCDGRPLADAVLDVWQANDTGLYDSQDDEQPDGNLRGLFTTGPDGAYWFRTVKPASYPVPTDGPVGELLRALGRHPMRPAHVHLRVEAAGHRSLTTHVFAAEDPYLGSDAAFAVKDALIAPFVPGDEDTARRFGMDGPFLEAGFDIRLAAAPAAETGGTRA comes from the coding sequence ATGACCGAGACCACCGGAACGGCTCGACCCGCCCCCGCGGGAGGGCCGGTGCCCCCCGGCTCCGCCCACGATCCTGAACCGGACGCTCTGGTGCGGCAGGTCCTCTCCACCGTCCGGGGCGACGACGAGCGGCTGCGGGAGCTGATCGGCGGCCTCGTGACCCATCTGCACGCCTTCGTGCGGGAGACACGGCCTTCCGAGGGCGAGTGGCTGCGCGCGCTGGACTTCCTGGTCCGTACGGGCCGGGCCTGCACCGAACGCCGCAACGAGTTCACCCTGCTCTCCGACATGCTGGGCCTCACCTCGGCCGTGGACGAGGTCAACCACACGGGCCCGGCCACCATGACGCCCAGCTCGGTCGAGGGACCCTTCCACTCGCCGGCGCCGCCCCGCCCGATGGGCGCCTGGATCTCCGAGGGCCCCGAACTCCGGCGCGGTGAGCGGGCCGTGGTGCACGGCCGGATCACGGACTGCGACGGCAGGCCGCTGGCCGATGCCGTGCTGGACGTCTGGCAGGCGAACGACACGGGTCTGTACGACAGCCAGGACGACGAGCAGCCCGACGGCAACCTGCGTGGTCTGTTCACCACGGGTCCCGACGGCGCCTACTGGTTCCGTACGGTCAAGCCCGCCAGTTACCCGGTGCCGACCGACGGCCCGGTGGGCGAGCTGCTGCGGGCGCTCGGCCGTCACCCCATGCGCCCGGCCCATGTCCACCTGCGGGTGGAGGCGGCCGGTCACCGGTCGCTCACCACCCATGTGTTCGCCGCCGAAGACCCCTACCTCGGATCCGACGCGGCGTTCGCCGTCAAGGACGCGCTGATCGCGCCCTTCGTACCGGGCGACGAGGACACGGCGCGCCGGTTCGGCATGGACGGACCGTTCCTCGAGGCCGGGTTCGACATCCGTCTGGCCGCGGCACCCGCGGCGGAAACAGGAGGCACGCGCGCATGA
- a CDS encoding family 78 glycoside hydrolase catalytic domain codes for MNAAPTCLRADELEQPLGLGNRRPRLSWWLPPGSREQFAYRVGTSTGWDSGRVDSADSTHVPYGGPPPGSGERITWRVKVWTDLGESAWSREAWFETGLLDPADWQARWIEPVVPGEPGVPGLPGEPVSDEAGVPGEPGEPVSDEAGVPGEPGEPVSDEAGVPGEPGEPVPGGPGGPGVAGKPVSGESGGPVSGGPVSGGPPAGRRPAPLLRTAFTAGSPVRRARLYATAQGLYEVFLNGERVGDAELTPGFTQYDVRLQVQAYDVTALLREGENALGAVLSDGWFRGQVGVTRAHDQWGERVSFLAQLHLEHADGTTSVVSTDRHWRWAPGPIVAADLIAGQFTDLRRTPVGWDRPGYDDAAWTPVEVADHGHAGLVASPAPPVRRVEELAPVSVTRPRPDRQVFDLGQNINGWVRLTDLGPMGTHLTLTHGESLGPDGDVTTDHLRVDMPFLPEPLPAGQVDRVVSAGRPGEAFEPRHTTHGFRYVRVEGHPGELTADDLRGVVVHSDLRRTGWFDCDDERVTRLHEAARWGLRGNVCDIPTDCPTRERAGWTGDWQLFVPTAAFLYDVSGFSVKWLRDVAADQWPDGTVANISPACRTEGPKGPVAHLNGSAGWGDAVVIVPWQLYLAYGDPGILEELWPAMTAWLGRVERAAREERHPDRIRRSPRPAPHERYLWDTGFHWGEWLVPGEHIGDLEGYAALDKADVATAYFAHSTRLAARIARVLGRDEDADRYRELSERVRAAWRTEFIAADGSLRPDTQAHHVRALAFDLVPAGLRARTAERLVELVRAADTHLGTGFLATPDLLPVLAGSGHLDVAYELLLQDTAPSWLHMIDRGATTVWEHWDGVGADGTPHDSLNHYSKGAVVSFLHRCTAGIRPDEDAPGYRRFTVAPRPGGGLTRARAEHHSPYGPIRSSWHIEDGRFHLSVAVPPGTTAHVVLPDGARHHAGSGTHTYGCAAPDAALTPAGATP; via the coding sequence ATGAACGCCGCTCCCACCTGTCTGCGTGCCGACGAGCTGGAACAGCCGCTGGGCCTCGGCAACCGCCGCCCCCGGCTGTCCTGGTGGCTGCCGCCCGGCTCACGCGAGCAGTTCGCGTACCGCGTCGGCACGAGCACGGGCTGGGACTCCGGCCGTGTCGACTCCGCCGACAGCACGCACGTGCCGTACGGCGGGCCGCCGCCCGGCTCCGGGGAGCGGATCACCTGGCGGGTCAAGGTCTGGACCGACCTCGGCGAGAGCGCGTGGTCGCGGGAGGCCTGGTTCGAGACCGGCCTGCTGGATCCCGCCGACTGGCAGGCACGGTGGATCGAGCCGGTCGTACCCGGCGAACCCGGTGTGCCCGGCCTGCCCGGTGAACCCGTCTCAGACGAGGCGGGTGTGCCCGGCGAACCCGGTGAACCCGTCTCAGACGAGGCGGGTGTGCCCGGCGAACCCGGTGAACCCGTCTCAGACGAGGCGGGTGTGCCCGGCGAACCCGGTGAACCCGTGCCAGGCGGACCGGGCGGACCCGGCGTGGCCGGCAAACCCGTGTCCGGCGAATCCGGTGGGCCCGTGTCCGGTGGGCCCGTGTCCGGTGGGCCGCCCGCCGGGCGCCGGCCCGCTCCGCTGCTGCGCACGGCGTTCACCGCGGGTTCCCCGGTCCGCCGGGCCCGGCTCTACGCCACCGCGCAGGGTCTCTACGAGGTCTTCCTCAACGGGGAGCGGGTCGGGGACGCCGAGCTGACACCGGGCTTCACGCAGTACGACGTACGCCTCCAGGTGCAGGCGTACGACGTGACGGCGCTGCTGCGGGAGGGCGAGAACGCCCTGGGGGCGGTGCTGTCCGACGGCTGGTTCCGCGGGCAGGTCGGGGTCACCCGGGCCCACGACCAGTGGGGCGAGCGGGTCTCGTTCCTGGCGCAGCTGCACCTCGAGCACGCCGACGGCACCACGTCCGTCGTGTCCACCGACCGCCACTGGCGCTGGGCTCCCGGGCCGATCGTGGCCGCCGACCTGATCGCGGGGCAGTTCACCGATCTGCGCCGCACCCCCGTCGGCTGGGACCGGCCGGGGTACGACGACGCGGCGTGGACGCCGGTGGAGGTCGCCGACCACGGACACGCCGGACTGGTCGCCTCACCCGCCCCGCCCGTGCGGCGCGTCGAGGAACTCGCCCCGGTCTCCGTGACCCGCCCGCGCCCCGACCGGCAGGTCTTCGACCTCGGCCAGAACATCAACGGCTGGGTGCGGCTGACCGACCTCGGTCCGATGGGCACCCACCTCACCCTCACGCACGGCGAGTCCCTGGGCCCCGACGGCGATGTGACGACGGATCACCTCCGCGTGGACATGCCGTTCCTGCCCGAGCCGCTCCCCGCCGGCCAGGTCGACCGGGTCGTCTCGGCCGGCCGGCCCGGTGAGGCCTTCGAACCGCGGCACACCACGCACGGCTTCCGCTACGTCCGCGTCGAGGGCCATCCCGGCGAGCTGACCGCCGATGACCTGCGCGGCGTGGTCGTCCACTCCGACCTGCGGCGGACCGGCTGGTTCGACTGCGACGACGAGCGGGTCACCCGGCTGCACGAGGCAGCCCGGTGGGGTCTGCGCGGCAACGTCTGCGACATCCCCACGGACTGCCCCACCCGCGAACGCGCCGGCTGGACAGGGGACTGGCAGCTGTTCGTGCCGACCGCCGCCTTCCTCTACGACGTGTCGGGCTTCTCGGTGAAGTGGCTGCGCGACGTCGCCGCCGACCAGTGGCCGGACGGCACCGTCGCCAACATCTCACCGGCCTGCCGCACCGAGGGTCCCAAGGGTCCGGTGGCGCATCTCAACGGCTCCGCCGGCTGGGGCGACGCGGTGGTCATCGTGCCCTGGCAGCTGTACCTGGCCTACGGCGACCCCGGGATCCTGGAGGAGCTGTGGCCGGCCATGACCGCCTGGCTCGGCCGGGTCGAACGGGCCGCCCGCGAGGAGCGCCACCCGGACCGGATCCGGCGCTCCCCCCGCCCGGCGCCGCACGAACGGTATCTGTGGGACACCGGGTTCCACTGGGGCGAGTGGCTCGTGCCCGGTGAACACATCGGCGACCTGGAGGGGTACGCGGCCCTGGACAAGGCGGACGTCGCCACCGCCTACTTCGCCCACTCCACCCGGCTGGCGGCGCGCATCGCCCGCGTCCTGGGCCGTGACGAGGACGCCGACCGCTACCGGGAACTGAGCGAGCGGGTGCGCGCCGCCTGGCGGACGGAGTTCATCGCGGCCGACGGCTCGCTGCGCCCGGACACCCAGGCCCACCATGTGCGGGCGCTCGCCTTCGATCTGGTCCCGGCCGGACTGCGGGCCCGGACCGCCGAACGGCTGGTGGAACTCGTCCGCGCCGCGGACACGCACCTCGGCACCGGCTTCCTCGCCACACCGGACCTGCTGCCCGTGCTCGCCGGCTCCGGACATCTGGACGTCGCGTACGAGCTGCTGCTCCAGGACACCGCCCCGTCCTGGCTCCACATGATCGACCGGGGTGCGACGACCGTCTGGGAGCACTGGGACGGCGTCGGCGCGGACGGCACCCCGCACGACTCCCTCAACCACTACTCGAAGGGCGCGGTCGTCTCCTTCCTGCACCGCTGCACGGCCGGGATCAGGCCCGACGAGGACGCTCCGGGCTACCGCCGCTTCACCGTGGCGCCCCGCCCCGGCGGGGGCCTGACCCGGGCCCGGGCCGAACACCACTCGCCGTACGGGCCGATCCGCTCGTCCTGGCACATCGAGGACGGCCGCTTCCACCTCTCCGTCGCCGTGCCGCCCGGCACCACCGCGCACGTCGTCCTGCCCGACGGCGCCCGGCACCACGCCGGGTCCGGCACCCACACCTACGGCTGCGCGGCACCGGACGCCGCCCTGACTCCCGCGGGAGCGACCCCATGA